A genomic window from Thermococcus nautili includes:
- a CDS encoding ornithine aminotransferase has translation MVVRPNVKELPGPKAKEIIERNFKYLATTTQDPENLPIVIERGEGIRVYDVDGNVFYDFASGVGVINVGHAHPRVVEAIKKQAEKFTHYSLTDFFYENAVILAEKLIELAPGDFEKKVVYSNSGAEANEAAMKLVKYGTGRKQFLAFYHAFHGRTQAVLSLTASKWVQQDGFFPTMPGVTHIPYPNPYRNTWGIDGYDEPDELINRVLDFIEEYVFRHVPPHEIGAIFFEPIQGEGGYVVPPKNFFKELKKFADEYGILLADDEVQMGIGRTGKFWAIEHFGVEPDLIQFGKAIGGGLPLAGVVHRKDISFDKPGRHATTFGGNPVAIAAGIEVVEIVKELLPHVQEVGDYLHKILEEFKENYEVIGDARGLGLAQAVEIVKSKDTKEKYPELRDRIVGEAAKRGLVLLGCGDNSIRFIPPLVVTKEEIDVAMEIFEDALKAALK, from the coding sequence ATGGTGGTTAGACCGAACGTTAAGGAACTCCCCGGGCCGAAGGCCAAGGAGATAATTGAAAGGAACTTCAAGTATCTCGCCACTACAACCCAGGACCCCGAGAACCTTCCGATAGTCATAGAGCGCGGTGAGGGAATAAGGGTTTACGACGTTGACGGAAACGTCTTCTACGACTTCGCGAGCGGTGTTGGAGTTATAAACGTCGGCCACGCCCATCCGCGCGTCGTCGAGGCGATAAAGAAGCAGGCCGAGAAGTTCACCCACTACTCGCTCACCGACTTCTTCTACGAGAACGCGGTTATCCTCGCCGAGAAGCTCATCGAGCTCGCTCCGGGTGACTTCGAGAAGAAAGTTGTCTACAGCAACAGCGGTGCCGAGGCCAACGAGGCCGCTATGAAGCTCGTCAAGTACGGAACCGGAAGGAAGCAGTTCTTGGCGTTTTACCACGCGTTCCACGGAAGGACCCAGGCCGTTCTCAGCCTTACCGCGAGCAAGTGGGTCCAGCAGGACGGCTTCTTCCCGACCATGCCGGGCGTTACTCACATACCCTACCCGAACCCCTACAGGAACACCTGGGGAATTGACGGCTACGACGAGCCGGACGAGCTCATAAACCGCGTTCTCGACTTCATAGAGGAGTACGTCTTCAGGCACGTTCCACCCCACGAGATTGGCGCGATATTCTTCGAGCCGATACAGGGTGAAGGCGGCTACGTCGTCCCGCCGAAGAACTTCTTCAAGGAGCTCAAGAAGTTCGCCGACGAGTACGGAATACTCCTCGCCGACGACGAGGTTCAGATGGGCATAGGCAGGACCGGAAAGTTCTGGGCCATCGAGCACTTCGGAGTTGAGCCGGACCTCATCCAGTTCGGTAAGGCCATCGGCGGTGGACTTCCGTTGGCAGGTGTCGTCCACAGGAAGGATATAAGCTTCGACAAGCCCGGAAGGCACGCGACCACCTTCGGTGGCAACCCCGTTGCAATAGCGGCTGGAATAGAGGTCGTTGAGATTGTCAAGGAGCTCCTCCCGCACGTCCAGGAGGTCGGAGACTACCTCCACAAGATACTCGAGGAGTTCAAGGAGAACTACGAGGTCATTGGCGATGCCCGTGGTCTCGGTCTCGCGCAGGCCGTCGAGATTGTCAAGAGCAAGGACACCAAGGAGAAGTATCCCGAGCTCAGGGACAGGATTGTCGGAGAGGCTGCGAAGCGCGGTCTCGTTCTTCTCGGCTGTGGCGACAACAGCATAAGGTTCATCCCGCCGCTGGTCGTCACCAAGGAAGAGATAGACGTCGCGATGGAGATATTCGAGGACGCCCTCAAGGCCGCCCTCAAGTGA
- the trxB gene encoding thioredoxin-disulfide reductase encodes MFSLGGFSRGGEYEKKLWDVLIIGAGPAGFTAAIYAKRFGLDTLIISKDLGGNMALTDLIENYPGFPEGISGSELTNRMHEQVKRLGVEVVFDEVERIDPAECAYYEGPCKFTVKTKNGKEYRGKTIIIAVGASPRKLKVPGEEEFTGRGVSYCATCDGPLFKGKKVIVVGGGNTALQEALYLKSIGVDVTLVHRRDKFRADKILQDRFRESGIPAILDTVVTEIIGKDKVEAVRLKNVKTGEEKEMKVDGVFIFIGYEPKTDFVKHLGITDDYGYIPVDMYMRTKVPGIFAAGDITNVFKQIAVAVGQGAIAANSAKEFLEKWGEKNGE; translated from the coding sequence ATGTTCAGCCTTGGAGGATTCTCACGCGGTGGTGAGTACGAGAAGAAGCTCTGGGACGTCCTCATCATCGGAGCTGGCCCAGCGGGCTTTACGGCGGCGATATACGCCAAGCGCTTCGGCCTCGACACGCTGATTATCAGCAAGGACCTGGGCGGAAACATGGCCTTAACAGACCTCATAGAGAACTACCCCGGCTTCCCCGAGGGAATCAGCGGTTCGGAGCTGACCAACAGGATGCACGAGCAGGTCAAGAGGCTCGGCGTTGAGGTGGTCTTCGACGAGGTCGAGAGGATTGACCCCGCTGAATGCGCCTACTACGAGGGCCCGTGCAAGTTCACCGTGAAGACCAAGAACGGCAAAGAGTACCGCGGGAAGACGATAATCATAGCGGTCGGAGCCTCGCCGAGGAAGCTCAAGGTTCCGGGCGAGGAGGAGTTCACAGGAAGGGGAGTTTCCTACTGTGCAACGTGCGACGGCCCGCTCTTCAAGGGCAAGAAGGTCATCGTCGTCGGCGGTGGAAACACCGCTTTACAGGAGGCCCTCTACCTCAAGAGCATCGGCGTTGATGTAACGCTCGTCCACAGGCGCGACAAGTTCAGGGCCGACAAGATACTGCAGGACCGCTTCAGGGAGAGCGGGATTCCGGCGATACTCGACACCGTCGTCACCGAGATAATTGGAAAGGACAAGGTCGAGGCGGTGAGGCTGAAGAACGTCAAGACCGGCGAGGAGAAGGAGATGAAGGTCGATGGAGTCTTCATCTTCATAGGCTACGAGCCCAAAACGGATTTCGTCAAGCACCTCGGCATAACCGACGACTACGGCTACATTCCGGTGGACATGTACATGCGCACCAAGGTTCCGGGCATATTCGCGGCCGGCGACATAACCAACGTCTTCAAGCAGATTGCGGTCGCGGTCGGCCAGGGAGCGATAGCGGCAAATTCCGCCAAGGAGTTCCTTGAGAAGTGGGGAGAGAAGAACGGGGAGTGA
- a CDS encoding metal-dependent hydrolase — protein sequence MPNYDTHVLSGIVTYPIAVLIGELLKVYAKLPIELTSTALILGYAFYVLGSDLPDMDHPDALIHRGSKPIVSVAAGSAVFLWARGFVHMNPAWINPVVSWVAGALAGLVAWYAFTWLMPKHRGIVHSLLFAGIYGLLAFLLVEYGLKMSTGEGIFVGLSAFLGYTLHLALDRSVKLV from the coding sequence TTGCCGAACTACGATACCCACGTGCTCAGCGGAATAGTGACTTATCCAATAGCGGTGCTCATCGGCGAGCTCCTGAAGGTTTACGCCAAGCTACCGATTGAGCTAACCTCAACGGCGCTAATCCTCGGATACGCGTTCTATGTCCTGGGAAGCGATTTACCCGACATGGACCACCCGGACGCGCTGATACACAGGGGCTCAAAGCCGATAGTCAGCGTCGCCGCTGGAAGCGCCGTCTTCCTATGGGCCAGGGGATTCGTTCACATGAACCCGGCGTGGATTAATCCAGTTGTCTCGTGGGTCGCGGGTGCCCTGGCAGGGCTCGTAGCGTGGTACGCCTTCACGTGGCTCATGCCGAAGCACAGGGGAATCGTCCACTCGCTACTCTTCGCAGGAATCTACGGACTGCTCGCTTTCCTTTTGGTCGAGTACGGCCTCAAGATGTCAACTGGCGAGGGAATCTTCGTCGGTTTGAGTGCTTTCCTCGGCTACACCCTCCATCTAGCCCTCGACCGCTCGGTTAAGCTGGTTTAG
- a CDS encoding ATP-binding protein — MEGLKLYQSYEVYGLSANPFEQLASEGITDVESIHVYQEIDMRLQMIVSEVIGNKSSIALSIVGPLGMGKTQRLKTLAKAIEENKGKAIYVKVDTNDILKLTRDIFYALKPPKSRTNIFLENLSRKLGFIDRLEKMLSDSKEYKSRDIAELLVEQMSKYPYCALLLDELENMQSAREHEKIQFFEMLRHFISTMPKGCIVAFACVPEAYEEYTKIFPAFFMRLHYEFKLRPMSLDETFELVKKRLNRVRIRDTDDPLYPFTEEAIRLIHQLGKGNPRQILRLLHYVLSESAKHKFDPIDDYVVTTILEEPKSLEEYLTRIPKEYKDLVEAIVFEFNGGPVSYIQVAKVVKKPGMQVYDKLNELIRLGFLVGDPKGNYKVPDYVRKFLEEGQAEKLKGE; from the coding sequence ATGGAGGGTCTTAAGCTTTACCAGTCATACGAGGTTTACGGCCTCTCGGCCAATCCCTTTGAACAGCTCGCCAGCGAAGGAATAACCGACGTCGAGAGCATTCACGTTTATCAGGAGATAGACATGCGCCTCCAGATGATTGTTTCGGAGGTAATAGGCAACAAAAGCTCGATAGCGCTCAGCATCGTTGGGCCTCTTGGAATGGGTAAAACGCAGAGGCTCAAAACGCTCGCGAAGGCCATAGAGGAGAACAAAGGCAAAGCGATATATGTCAAAGTCGATACCAACGACATCCTCAAGCTCACGCGCGACATCTTCTACGCGCTGAAGCCCCCCAAGAGCAGGACGAACATATTTCTCGAAAACCTCAGCAGGAAGCTCGGATTCATCGACAGGCTTGAGAAGATGCTCAGCGACTCGAAGGAGTACAAGAGCAGGGACATCGCTGAACTCCTCGTCGAGCAGATGAGCAAGTATCCCTACTGCGCGCTCCTCCTAGACGAGCTGGAGAACATGCAGAGCGCAAGGGAGCACGAGAAGATTCAGTTCTTCGAGATGCTGAGGCACTTCATAAGCACGATGCCGAAGGGCTGTATCGTTGCCTTCGCCTGCGTTCCAGAAGCTTATGAGGAGTACACGAAGATATTCCCCGCCTTCTTCATGCGCCTCCACTACGAGTTCAAGCTCCGCCCGATGAGCCTTGACGAGACCTTTGAGCTCGTGAAGAAGAGGCTCAACCGCGTTCGCATAAGGGACACCGACGACCCGCTGTATCCCTTCACGGAGGAGGCGATAAGGCTAATCCACCAGCTCGGGAAGGGCAACCCGAGGCAGATTTTAAGACTCCTTCACTACGTCCTAAGCGAGTCCGCAAAGCACAAGTTCGACCCGATTGACGACTACGTCGTGACGACGATTCTAGAAGAACCGAAGAGCCTTGAGGAGTACCTCACGAGGATTCCGAAGGAGTACAAGGACCTAGTTGAGGCGATAGTGTTTGAGTTCAACGGCGGGCCGGTGAGCTACATACAGGTCGCCAAGGTCGTCAAGAAGCCGGGAATGCAGGTCTACGACAAGCTGAACGAGCTCATAAGGCTCGGCTTCCTCGTCGGCGACCCGAAGGGCAACTACAAGGTTCCAGACTACGTCAGAAAGTTTTTAGAGGAGGGGCAGGCGGAGAAGCTGAAGGGTGAGTGA
- a CDS encoding THUMP domain-containing protein: MILLVTAPPGREGDAILELEWALGKVRVKGTDWRGVLLAETPLPKDEALKRLRNFETQAIQRVIPIERLVPARWEEVEKAVLELGKAIDGTFAVRARVRGNKRLSQRELEVKLGSLLVERYNLKVNLSEPDYTVIIEVLGKKAGIGLVRKGEVLRFDVKE; the protein is encoded by the coding sequence ATGATTCTCCTCGTAACGGCACCGCCCGGCAGAGAAGGCGACGCGATACTCGAACTGGAGTGGGCACTGGGAAAGGTGAGGGTTAAAGGAACGGACTGGCGGGGCGTCCTCCTCGCTGAAACTCCCCTACCAAAGGACGAGGCCCTCAAACGGTTGAGGAACTTCGAGACGCAGGCGATACAGAGAGTAATCCCCATCGAAAGACTCGTTCCGGCCAGGTGGGAGGAGGTAGAGAAGGCCGTCCTTGAGCTGGGGAAAGCGATAGACGGAACCTTCGCCGTCCGCGCCAGGGTTCGCGGGAATAAACGGCTCTCCCAGCGGGAGCTCGAAGTCAAACTCGGCTCGCTCCTCGTCGAGCGCTATAATCTAAAGGTCAACCTGAGCGAGCCCGATTACACGGTTATCATCGAGGTTTTGGGTAAGAAAGCTGGAATCGGCCTCGTCCGAAAGGGTGAGGTTCTTCGCTTCGATGTGAAGGAATAA
- a CDS encoding SagB/ThcOx family dehydrogenase produces the protein MLRKVAYLTLALALVLPLLLIFKPGPRFETVETASGEVVPLPEPRLRGEISVEEAIAKRRSVRSYRDEPLTLEELSQLLWSAQGITSSKGYRSAPSAGATYPFEVYVVVGKVEGLEPGIYRYIPGKHALELVKPGDYRMELQRACLDQEWVGSAPVDIVLVAFYERTTDVYGERGIRYVHMEAGHIGQNIYLQATALGLGTVAVGAFHDDEVASLLGTEGAPLYVFPVGRHG, from the coding sequence ATGCTCCGGAAGGTTGCCTACCTGACCCTGGCGCTGGCCCTCGTTCTCCCACTACTGTTAATCTTCAAGCCGGGCCCGAGGTTTGAGACCGTTGAGACGGCCTCGGGTGAGGTTGTGCCCCTTCCAGAACCCCGTTTGAGGGGTGAGATAAGCGTTGAGGAGGCGATAGCGAAGAGGAGGAGCGTCCGCTCCTACCGTGACGAGCCCCTAACCCTTGAAGAGCTCTCCCAGCTCCTCTGGTCGGCTCAGGGAATAACGAGTTCAAAGGGCTACCGCTCGGCCCCGAGCGCGGGCGCTACTTATCCCTTCGAGGTCTACGTCGTCGTTGGTAAGGTTGAGGGCCTTGAACCCGGAATTTACCGCTACATCCCCGGGAAACACGCCCTTGAGCTGGTAAAGCCAGGTGACTACAGAATGGAGCTCCAGAGGGCCTGTCTCGACCAGGAATGGGTCGGTAGCGCCCCCGTTGACATCGTTCTGGTTGCCTTCTACGAGAGAACAACTGACGTCTACGGTGAGAGGGGAATCCGGTACGTTCATATGGAGGCCGGCCACATAGGCCAGAACATCTACCTCCAGGCAACCGCCCTTGGCCTCGGAACGGTCGCGGTTGGGGCTTTCCACGACGATGAGGTTGCCTCGCTCCTTGGAACTGAAGGTGCTCCACTCTACGTCTTTCCGGTGGGGAGGCATGGTTGA
- a CDS encoding membrane protein, which yields MVDHNTLGYLSFALMTLALVTGALYFLSPRWKRVLLYFHVILGLLAYIAMFLAIWLVR from the coding sequence ATGGTTGACCACAACACGCTCGGCTACCTCAGCTTCGCCCTCATGACACTGGCCCTCGTTACCGGCGCCCTCTACTTTCTCTCGCCGAGGTGGAAGAGGGTTCTTTTGTACTTCCACGTTATCCTGGGCCTTCTCGCCTACATCGCGATGTTCCTGGCGATATGGCTCGTTCGCTGA
- a CDS encoding ferritin family protein has product MLDVDDVIERLQKLSYEEALAYWIASELEEAEFYRKLAERAKNLGLPESLVETFLRLSEDSERHAVELREEFKASFGREPSTEIPPLEVLPVLDRFERADQVKEVLETAMESELIAMNAYKALAEKVGDERLRELYLKLADVERGHYEALKREYERLGG; this is encoded by the coding sequence ATGCTGGACGTCGATGATGTCATCGAGAGACTCCAGAAGCTGAGCTACGAGGAGGCCTTGGCCTACTGGATAGCCAGCGAGCTGGAGGAGGCCGAGTTTTATCGCAAGCTGGCCGAGAGGGCTAAGAACCTTGGGCTTCCAGAGAGCCTCGTGGAGACTTTTCTCAGACTGAGCGAGGACTCCGAAAGGCATGCAGTTGAGCTCAGGGAGGAGTTCAAAGCCTCTTTCGGCAGGGAGCCGTCAACGGAAATCCCTCCTCTTGAAGTTTTACCAGTTCTCGACCGTTTTGAAAGGGCCGACCAGGTTAAGGAGGTCCTTGAAACCGCTATGGAGAGCGAGCTCATAGCGATGAACGCCTACAAAGCCCTCGCCGAAAAGGTTGGGGATGAGCGGTTAAGAGAACTCTACCTCAAGCTCGCCGATGTGGAGAGGGGCCACTACGAGGCCCTGAAGAGGGAATACGAACGGTTGGGTGGTTGA
- a CDS encoding ferritin-like domain-containing protein, whose protein sequence is MVVEVLEEIKKLNERELLSYWIKGEYEEAETYLKLAERAKELGLPKEVYETFERLGKESKGHGDELYKIYREKYGDELIEVNVPSVEGTHVLGKFWKVEDLEDVLINAMEAEKLAETIYRKLAEETDNEELKKVYLYLADVEKGHYSALKALYEWRKKKGLL, encoded by the coding sequence ATGGTGGTTGAGGTTCTGGAAGAAATTAAGAAGCTCAACGAGCGCGAACTGCTCAGCTACTGGATTAAGGGTGAATACGAGGAGGCCGAGACCTACCTGAAGCTGGCGGAGAGGGCCAAGGAGCTCGGCCTTCCCAAGGAAGTCTACGAGACCTTTGAAAGGCTCGGCAAGGAGTCCAAGGGCCATGGCGACGAGCTCTACAAGATTTACCGGGAGAAATACGGCGACGAGTTGATTGAGGTGAACGTTCCGAGCGTTGAGGGAACCCACGTTCTCGGCAAGTTCTGGAAGGTCGAGGACCTCGAGGACGTTCTCATTAACGCTATGGAAGCTGAAAAGCTTGCCGAGACGATTTATCGGAAGCTGGCGGAGGAAACCGATAACGAGGAGCTCAAAAAGGTCTACCTCTACCTTGCGGACGTTGAGAAGGGCCATTACTCGGCATTAAAGGCCCTCTACGAGTGGAGAAAAAAGAAGGGGTTACTTTGA
- a CDS encoding 4Fe-4S dicluster domain-containing protein: MRAPILVPTVLRNLVRKPATNLFPKTEPVPVPENFRGQLKYNVDKCVGCRMCVTVCPAGVFVYLPDIRKVALWTGRCVYCAQCVDVCPTGALEMSDEFLLASYDNYDDKFIPLKEEKIEEIRKKLEEQKKAKEKAKAEKAKTEKKESK, encoded by the coding sequence GTGAGGGCGCCAATACTCGTCCCAACGGTGCTCAGGAACCTCGTCAGGAAGCCAGCGACCAACCTCTTTCCGAAGACCGAGCCGGTGCCGGTTCCAGAGAACTTCAGGGGCCAGCTTAAGTACAACGTCGACAAGTGCGTCGGCTGTAGAATGTGCGTCACCGTCTGTCCCGCGGGGGTCTTCGTTTACCTGCCCGACATCAGGAAGGTGGCGCTGTGGACTGGAAGGTGCGTTTACTGCGCCCAGTGCGTTGACGTCTGCCCGACGGGAGCTCTGGAGATGAGCGACGAGTTTCTGCTCGCGAGCTACGACAACTACGACGACAAGTTCATCCCCCTGAAGGAGGAGAAGATAGAGGAGATACGGAAGAAACTTGAGGAGCAGAAGAAGGCCAAGGAAAAGGCCAAAGCCGAGAAGGCCAAGACCGAGAAAAAGGAGTCAAAGTAA
- a CDS encoding respiratory chain complex I subunit 1 family protein: MDVMGNIVYPIAGLLGLYGFVSLASLLWEGIDRKLVARMQRRVGPPLIQPFYDFLKLMSKETIVPNTANYMFRAAPVLALATAIALLAYTPMGFTPILASKGDVIVFIYLLALISFFKIVGAISSGSPYAKIGAAREATIMVSREPAMMLAIFAIMWRLGKLGVDKPFSMGIFYQHNIWEIGTPMSFVGAIILLYVFCVWLASEIEVGFFNIPDAEEEIAEGLLVEYSGRYLALLKLTKALKAYIAASLVVAIFFPWGIAGYFGLTGLSADVVNLLFHTLKVFILLFVVGSVFRAVTGRLKITQAVDFLWKNVFLASLVGSLLLAMEVIM; the protein is encoded by the coding sequence ATGGACGTGATGGGAAACATCGTCTATCCGATTGCAGGCCTGCTCGGGCTCTACGGCTTCGTCTCACTGGCCTCGCTCCTCTGGGAGGGAATAGACAGGAAACTGGTTGCGAGAATGCAGAGGCGCGTTGGACCACCGCTGATACAGCCGTTCTACGACTTCCTCAAGCTGATGAGCAAGGAAACGATAGTCCCGAACACGGCAAACTACATGTTCAGAGCGGCCCCGGTTCTGGCACTGGCAACGGCGATAGCGCTCCTGGCTTACACGCCGATGGGCTTCACCCCGATTTTAGCGAGCAAGGGCGACGTCATCGTCTTCATCTACCTATTAGCCCTCATCAGCTTCTTCAAGATAGTTGGAGCGATAAGCTCAGGCAGTCCCTACGCGAAAATCGGAGCGGCGAGGGAAGCGACGATAATGGTGTCGAGAGAACCCGCCATGATGCTGGCAATCTTTGCGATAATGTGGCGCCTCGGAAAGCTCGGCGTTGACAAGCCCTTCAGCATGGGCATATTCTACCAGCACAACATCTGGGAGATAGGGACGCCGATGAGCTTCGTGGGAGCGATAATACTCCTCTACGTCTTCTGCGTCTGGCTGGCGAGCGAGATAGAGGTCGGGTTCTTCAACATACCGGATGCGGAGGAGGAGATAGCCGAGGGACTGCTCGTCGAGTACAGCGGAAGGTATCTGGCACTGCTCAAGCTGACGAAGGCTCTCAAAGCCTATATAGCGGCTTCCCTGGTGGTCGCGATATTCTTCCCCTGGGGAATAGCGGGCTACTTCGGCCTGACGGGCCTCTCAGCGGACGTCGTTAACCTGCTCTTCCACACGCTGAAAGTGTTTATCCTGCTCTTCGTCGTCGGAAGCGTCTTCAGGGCCGTAACCGGAAGGCTGAAGATAACCCAGGCGGTGGACTTCCTCTGGAAGAACGTCTTCTTAGCGTCTCTCGTTGGCTCACTCCTCCTTGCGATGGAGGTGATAATGTGA
- a CDS encoding hydrogenase large subunit, whose product MTKVEYWVKIPFGPIHPGLEEPEKFILTLDGERIVDVDVKLGYNLRGIQWIALRRNYVQIMYLAERMCGICSFSHNHTYTRAVEEAAGIEVPERAEYIRVIVGELERIHSHLLNLGVLAHDIGYDTVLHLTWLAREKAMDTLEAVAGNRVNYSMVTIGGVRRDIDEKRRRIILDMIKYYKEVFPQIEDIFLHDPTIEARFRDTAVISKRVALEQGAVGPTGRGSGIRDDARWSERLGVYPDLGIKPVMPQDVTGERPRGDVFDRMAVRIGELWQSLELIEHALDQMPDGKIKTFPKDNVLVAKLRIMVDGEGIGRYEAPRGELIHYVRGKKGSDKPLRWKPREPTFPNLFAVAEGVKGDQVADFVVAVASIDPCLSCTDRVAVVEDGKKRILTEKDLLKASIKKTREINPDVKGDPTPVGFGCSR is encoded by the coding sequence ATGACCAAAGTTGAATACTGGGTCAAGATACCCTTCGGTCCGATTCACCCCGGTCTGGAGGAGCCCGAGAAGTTCATACTCACCCTCGACGGCGAGAGGATAGTTGACGTTGACGTCAAGCTCGGTTACAACCTGCGCGGAATCCAGTGGATAGCCCTCAGGAGGAACTACGTCCAGATAATGTACTTAGCCGAGAGAATGTGCGGGATATGCAGTTTCTCCCACAACCACACCTACACGAGGGCCGTTGAAGAAGCGGCCGGAATAGAGGTGCCCGAGAGGGCAGAGTACATCCGCGTAATCGTCGGCGAGCTTGAGAGGATTCACAGCCACCTGCTCAACCTCGGCGTTCTGGCTCACGACATAGGCTACGATACCGTGCTCCACCTCACCTGGCTCGCCCGTGAAAAGGCCATGGACACGCTTGAGGCAGTTGCTGGAAACCGCGTCAACTACTCGATGGTAACCATCGGAGGCGTCAGGAGGGACATCGACGAGAAGAGGAGGCGGATAATTCTCGATATGATAAAGTACTACAAGGAGGTCTTCCCGCAGATTGAAGATATTTTCCTCCACGACCCGACGATAGAGGCCCGTTTCAGGGACACTGCTGTTATAAGCAAGCGCGTGGCGCTGGAACAGGGAGCCGTCGGGCCGACGGGAAGGGGAAGCGGAATCCGCGACGACGCGCGCTGGAGCGAGAGGCTCGGCGTTTATCCGGATTTGGGAATAAAGCCTGTCATGCCCCAGGACGTTACTGGGGAGAGGCCGAGGGGAGACGTATTCGACAGAATGGCCGTGAGGATAGGCGAGCTTTGGCAGAGTTTGGAGCTCATCGAGCACGCCCTCGACCAGATGCCGGACGGAAAAATCAAGACCTTTCCGAAGGACAACGTTCTCGTCGCCAAGCTCAGGATAATGGTGGACGGAGAGGGCATTGGAAGGTACGAGGCGCCGAGGGGCGAGCTGATTCACTACGTCCGCGGAAAGAAGGGAAGCGACAAGCCCCTCCGCTGGAAGCCGAGGGAACCGACGTTCCCGAACCTGTTCGCGGTCGCTGAGGGCGTCAAGGGAGACCAGGTTGCGGACTTCGTGGTGGCGGTTGCCTCGATAGACCCGTGTCTGAGCTGTACGGACAGGGTTGCGGTCGTTGAAGACGGAAAGAAGAGAATCCTGACCGAAAAGGACCTCCTGAAGGCCTCGATAAAGAAGACGCGCGAGATTAATCCCGACGTGAAGGGAGACCCAACCCCTGTAGGGTTCGGCTGTTCGAGGTGA
- a CDS encoding NADH-quinone oxidoreductase subunit C encodes MNDNPINEANEVKEPTKAEKVAKAIAERFPNAQVEVKTNKWGRERVWVRIDRESYRELMRFIKTLDGEAHYSIGIEQDWGDDLGFLSHLVIYYDDAPAVSLLIDVHAPKDDPTLPDISEVFPIALQFEREGMEMVGIDFENAPDKRRLFLPEDFPEGIYPLRLDDKGVPEEMVHNAGHPYYLKGGAKK; translated from the coding sequence ATGAATGATAATCCCATTAACGAGGCGAACGAGGTTAAAGAGCCCACCAAAGCCGAGAAAGTCGCGAAGGCGATAGCGGAACGCTTTCCAAACGCCCAGGTTGAGGTCAAGACCAACAAGTGGGGGCGCGAGAGGGTCTGGGTGAGAATCGACAGGGAAAGCTACCGCGAGCTGATGAGGTTCATAAAAACGCTTGACGGCGAGGCCCACTACTCGATAGGCATCGAGCAGGACTGGGGGGACGACCTGGGCTTCCTCAGTCACCTCGTGATTTATTACGACGACGCCCCTGCCGTTTCACTGCTCATAGACGTCCACGCGCCGAAGGACGACCCAACGCTCCCGGACATCAGCGAGGTCTTTCCGATAGCCCTCCAGTTCGAGAGGGAAGGAATGGAGATGGTTGGCATAGACTTTGAAAATGCACCGGACAAGAGGAGGCTCTTCCTGCCGGAGGACTTCCCCGAAGGCATCTATCCACTCCGCCTCGACGACAAGGGTGTTCCCGAGGAGATGGTGCACAACGCAGGCCACCCCTATTACCTCAAGGGAGGTGCTAAGAAATGA
- a CDS encoding NADH-quinone oxidoreductase subunit B family protein yields MSIKVPANGGSNSSERERLEKRIAQLCRYIGKSPWVFHVNTGSCNGCDIEIIAALTPRYDAERFGVKLVGSPRHADILLVTGPVTNQSLERVKLVYEQTPEPKIVIAVGSCPTGGSVFYESPFTNAPLSNVIPVDVYVPGCPPRPEAILHGVVLALEKLAKILKGEVPGGEEHE; encoded by the coding sequence GTGAGCATCAAAGTTCCCGCTAACGGCGGTTCAAACTCATCGGAGCGCGAGAGGCTTGAGAAAAGAATCGCCCAGCTGTGTCGCTACATCGGAAAATCCCCCTGGGTCTTCCACGTGAACACGGGCTCGTGCAACGGTTGCGACATCGAAATCATAGCCGCTCTAACGCCACGCTACGACGCGGAGCGCTTTGGAGTCAAGCTCGTCGGCAGTCCAAGACATGCGGACATACTCCTCGTTACCGGGCCGGTAACCAACCAGAGCCTCGAGAGGGTTAAGCTGGTCTACGAGCAGACGCCCGAGCCGAAGATAGTGATAGCAGTCGGCTCCTGCCCCACCGGTGGGAGCGTCTTCTACGAGAGTCCCTTCACCAACGCACCGCTGAGCAACGTGATTCCGGTGGATGTTTACGTCCCGGGCTGTCCGCCGAGACCGGAGGCAATACTACATGGGGTTGTTTTGGCACTGGAAAAGCTGGCTAAAATCCTGAAAGGAGAAGTCCCGGGAGGGGAGGAACATGAATGA